The genomic segment AACCGTCGCTTTTTCTGCTTGCATAATGAGCATGAAAAATCAAATCTTTATAATCAAGTTTTGTGTCAATATCATATTTTTCTGTTGGTAAAAGAGTTCTGCCGGATGCTCCGACAGCATCCTGTTTAATATAATTTTCCGGTCCTTCCGTATCAAAATAATTGATGTTTGTTGCCACACTAATATCTTTTACAATTTTCCCAAAAAGGAGATTGTAATTATAGGTATCCTGGCTTCCTGCACCTGCTGATAAGGTTGCACCATCTATATTTTCTGCATCTTTAGTGAATATATTAATAACTGCTAAAAAAGCATTTGCTCCGTATAAAGCGGAACCGGGACCGCGAACAATCTCCACTCTCATAATATTCTCAACGGGAAGACTGTCAAAAGCATATTGAACTGAACCGCCATTGGTCAGCTGGAGATTAATGGGATGACCGTCTATCATAACAAGAATTTTTTCAGAAAACATCGTTTTTATGCCTCTGGATTCTATCTGAGTCATTCCCACAGAATTAACAGTAATACCAAGTCCCGGAACTGTTTTTAAAATATCTGCCAGATTTTGTGCACTCATTTTCCAAATCTGATCTTCAGTAATTACAGTAATTGAACTGCCGGTCTTTACCGTTTTTTCAGCGGTTTTTGTTGCAGTAAAAACAAATGTTTCTTCTTGCATCCATTCTATTTCTTCATCAATTATCTGGGATAAATCCTCAGTGCCATAAGCAAAGGATAACAAGTTGAAAAAAATAAAAAAAAAGATTATCAATATACTTTGTTTCAGCATAAAAATGCCTCCTTTTTTAAGGAAATACCTCTCCAGAAGTTCTGTAACATTGAGTTTGAACATTTTGAGTTTAGAATTTTTAGAGCGACTCTTGACACACTTTGATAAAATGCACATTCGTAAGCCAGTATTTTTAAAGGTTTTATTTGTTTTCTATATTCATTAAAATCAATTAATTAACTTATTTTGTTAGCTGTCATGAGTCGGTTAGATGGGTTCAATTCCATAAAAATATTACAGAACTTTTGATAAGGACCTATTAGATAAAATTTACTAACCTATATTTGTTCTATATCTCTTTCTTTTCTCATTTATGTTAACCAGGGAGTAATATAGTTAGATGGGCCTTTTTTACTTTGAACTTCATGTGCCCAGGCAGCCATTAATCCGCTATTGTCGAGAACCATTGTAGCAGCCTGGATGCCAATAACACTGATAGTTGGCCGCTCGCCTTTTTCATAAAGCGCCCACAGATCCGAGTTATCAAATACAAAGCCGTCGTCCGTGAGGTAATTCATAGAGTCAGGCCCTACTATCCAAGGTTGATCACCGCTACTATTGCTTAGCTGCCCCCAGATGTTTTCGTTTTCAACGAACAGTTTAAAGGTCTGTCCGTCAAATGCTTCTGCTCCGGTTATGATTACATAGCCGGTATCCAGGCCCGCGGTAGCCATTTTCATGTCTGTTACCTTCCCATAAAATATCTGTCTTGCCTTACGTTCCATGGTTTCATTGATATAACGGAGTACATTGCTCAATCGGTCTGCTCCAGTAGTCTGAGTTGTGATGGTTCCTATTTGTAGGGAGTCGCTTATGCCGTTGGAAATTGGATTACAGCTTTGGAATGTTGGTCCGTTTGCCGCGTAAATAGCAAGACCGGAAGCATTTCCAAAAGCTTTCGAGTTAATCATTCCAAGGAAGGCAGCTTCCAGTGTTGTTTCATCTTGAACGTTGAGTGAGCCGTAGTCGAAATAAGTTCCAGGTTCTGTCTCATTGTTTCCGCCAAGGATATTTGGGTATAGATCAATCTGGCGAGCATACATGGTGAGTGAAAGTGTAGGGACAGCACGGCCTGTACCATCCGCATCTATTACAACTACCGGCACTGGCCAGGGATCAAATATCTGTGGCAGGCCATTTGCCACTATCATCGGTACGATACTATTCACTGCCCCTATCTCAACAGGCAGGCAAAAGTCCATTAGTTTTAAAGAGTCATACTTGGCTTGTCCAGCAGCTTTAAAAGCAAAGCATAACTCGGCAAGTTTTTCGTATGTGGGAATTGCTGCTTTTACCAGTTCAGGATCATCGAAAAGCTTCATGGGTGAGCCCATACCAGCAACAACTCCGCCCCAGTCGCCTTCCCACGTCAAGGCTTCAAGCCCAACCAAGTTAATCTCGGTTTGTTCGCTAAAGAAGGCTGGAATTATTTTAGTAAGTGTTAGTTGAAGTGAACCTCCACCACCTGATGCCAGAAAGCATGCGCCTTGCGCTACATTTTTAATATCATCCAAATTCAATTTACGGTAGTTTGAGGTGGTTGCCAATCCTTGTTTTTTAATTGTTATTTCGTTTGCAGTTATTTCCTTTCCCATATTTATGACTCCTTAAATTTAGTACGATTAATGCAATGACGATGGGGCACTTTAGGCCACCGGCTAAGATAAATATTAAAAAACCTAACGATAAGCTCAGCGGTTCGGTTTTGCGTAGCGTAGCGGAGCAAAACCGAATGCCGGGTAGGTCGGAGACATTGCTGTCTCTTTCCCCCCTAAGAACCGTACGTGAGACTTTCACCTCATACGGCTCAAGCCTTGATAAAATGCCGTGAAGCATCCGGCAGCAAGTATCCTGTATTCGGGTTTGCATGAATCTGTCTGTGGCATACGGAGTGCATCAAAATAAGATTTTCCAGGTTGTCCTTACCCCCTTTACTTTTTGGTTTCAGGTGGTGTGTGTGCCATTCCTCCCCTTTGTCGAGTTCGGTTTGACATGCCGGACAGATGCCTTTTTGCTCTATCCATAGAACATCCTGTCTTGTTTTAATGCTTTGCTTTCGGAGTTTCATGGCACGTTCTGTAAAATATTCGTACCATTTCGGGTCATAGGGGTTCGCCTCCCCTTTGATCTTTATGTGTCTCCGAATAGGGATAGAATCCATTTTAAATAATGAATGTCTGTTTCTTTTTTCTTTGAATACCCAGTTCCTGTTTTTCTCCTGTTGAAAATATTTGGATTTAATCCATTTAAGAGATTTTCCAGGATGTCTCCGTTTTGCCCATTTCCACGTCATTTCAAATACTGCATGGTCAATACTGGTGAAAGTCCTTTTACTGGCTGAATGCCGGAAGTAATTTCCCCAGCCCCTTATTACAGGGTTGAGTTTTTCTATCAGGTTTTCTGTTTTAACCGTTTTATTGGTTTTTATGGTTTCCCTGATTTTCTCTTTTATTGATGCAATGCTTGATTTTGACGGTTTTGTCAACAGCTTTCCTTTATCCATGCAGGGCTTCCTTTCAGACGAAGTGCGTTGTAACAGCCTTCTATTGCATCATGTGCCGCTCTTTTTTTCCGAAATCCGTTTGAGCATTTATCTGCTTTACATTCGGATATTGGATCAAGTGCGAGCATTTCCAATGCCTGTTCGCATCTGTCAATCATTGAAGGAATTCCCAGTGGGCGTTTTTTCTTGTTCTTCTTGGGAATATAAATGCGTTTAAGTGAAATTGCTTTATATTTCCAAGAGTTAAGCTGTCGGACAGCCTGCTGTTTTTTAGCCGGTGTATTAAGTCTTACATTGTCAATACCCGGTGTTTTCTTTCCCCGATTTGAGGTTACTCGTCTGACTGCCATTAATTTCGCAGCCTTTGAGCGCCGCAGGAGCCGTTGTAATCCTCGAACTTTCTTCGTGTCTCCTGCTTTTACTGCCTTCACGATACGGGCTTGTATTCGATTTACGATTTTGAAAATTTCTTTCCATATTATGGAATTCCATCTTTTTCCATCGCCCGGGATGCCGTCAACAGCTTCTGGCTGTCGTCTAACCGTGCGCTCCCGGTAACATCTTTTCAAACTTTTTTCGTGATTCAAGACCTGCTGGAAGTCTGCACTCTTTCGAGTCAGGGCAAATTTTGAACCCCTGTCCGCACCATTACAGCACGGCATTCGCTTTTTCCAGCCTCCCATACCTGCCTGCCTGTGGCCTGCCCTTGCGGGTCGGTTTCCGCATTTGCGGAGACAGTCAGGCTTACCATGTTCCACTGATTTTACACGATGACTTAGTATCTGCCTTTCCGCCGGGGGAATCGTAGATTGCGCAGAGCGAAACTCGAACGCTCTGACCAAACCCCTTACCTTTTTGGTTCAAGCCTGTCAGCATCTTTGGCTTACTGGCGCTCACGACGTTTATCAGCAGTTCACATGTGTTATCCATATCATCATTCCTGGCTCCCGCTCCAGTTCGATGCTTCCAGAGTTGAGTCCCCCTCACGGTTTGCTCTCCAGTCCTTACGGACACGGGCTACGTTGTCCTCCAAGCTTCATACATCAGACACCAGCGGTGAAAGTGCATGTCGGAGTAGAAAACTGTCTGCAATAAGACAGGTTAATTTTGCTTGATTCTCATTCAATGAGAATCAAGTATTAACAATAAAATCAGCGACTTACATGTCGCAACGAGTTCGGCGCCGGGTTATATTTTATTTTAGTTGTTTTATCACTGTGTTGTACTTTTCATGCGAACCAATCCAAAACCATGTTATTGTATCATTTTCTTTGACTCCCAATGCTCGCCAGTTAATGGTAATTCTCACTGAATATATGGGTTTTGAAGGATGTATTTTTTTGAATCCCAGTGACTTATCAAAAGGATTTTCTTTCCAGATTTTATATGCTTCTTTTGCCTGTTTCTTTATCTCTTTTGGTAAAGATCGGAAAACCTTTTTGAAACTTGGAAGAATTTGGGAAATCATAATTCATCCCATCCAATTTTTTCTGCTTTTCCCAACTTAGCCTCCATTAATGCTTTTTCTGCCATCATTTCAAGAATATCAGACGATTCAGAAAAAGATTTTTGCCATTTCATTTCATCTTTTACTTTTTTTATAAAATCAGGTGATTTAATTTCCTGAATCCAGTAATGTCCTAATATTTCCTGTTCTTTTTCAGGAAATTCTGATGCCATCTTAAAGACTTCTTTCAATATTCCTATCATAGTATTCTCCAATAATACGATTTCTCTGAAACACAAATTCATTAATTGAATATATGTGATATGTTAGCATGTTAGTGTTGAGATATTTATCACGTTGCATAATCTCAAAGTACGTTACAAAGAATTACTCGCAATCGCAACAATTATTTCAATGAGATTTTTTAAACTTCCAATTTTGTTGATAAAGATCAAATTAGTGAGTTTTTATGCACATTGCATAATCATAAAGTACGTTACAAAGAATCATCCGCAATCACAATAATCGTTTCAATGAGATGTTGTCAGCTTTCAATTTTATTATCAACGATCAAATGCGATGTTTAAATTGTTGTCAATATTATTTAAATGTCAAAAATTATAAAATCTTTATCAAATTTTAACAAATCATAAATATATGTTTTTTATATTAAATCCATATTAATGACAAAAATATAACAACGAATTAACCGGCAGGGCGATAGCCCTGTCCGGTTCCGGGTAGATGCACCTGTTACCAGACGCACCCCCCACAGACCCGTACGTGAACAATTAATTCATACGGTTCCTCAGTTTCGAAGGTTCGCCCCCGGAAGCCGAAAAAAAGCCGGCGTATAAAATATGCTGTTCGTATGGTTTTATACAAACCAATTCTGCAATATCATGAAGTTACGTTGATATGGCTTTGATGTCGGTGCATCAACCATCTTTCCCTTCATGTCTCTTTATACCTGGTTTCACCTTCCCTCCAGCGGGTCGCGTAAACAGCACTTCCCCGCCTTCATCGGTACTATGTTCCACTAAGACTGCCATGCGTCCGTCTCAGGTTCGTTCGGTGTTCCCTGTCCTTGCCTGATACCCTGCTTTGCCTCTCTTTTGTTTGTGTCTCTTTTCAGATTCATATCCAGGGGCAAAGACTTCCCCCGGCTGCCGGGAATTTCGTCTCATGACCGGATTTCCTGTTACCTTTGTTTTATCCGCAGGGAATACGCATGGCTCTCCCAAGTTCCCGAATTACCCCTTTGAATACATGCCCTGCTCTCAGACCCCGGTGGAAACCCTGCTGCCCGCCATATCGCTGCAAGGTCTGCTGCCTTCCGCTCACTCAACAGCGTCGGCTTTTGCTCTTGCTTTAAGAGCTTAATCCAATGTCCACGACTATACCCTTTTCGGGGCTCAATCACACGGCCTGTATCCTCACTCTGTCCGGCTTCGGACTTCGCTGCTGACCTGCTGGCTAAACTTTAATCAGGCGGGACTTACGTTATACATATGTTTCAATGAGCGCTAAGGCAAGCCTTGCAAACATGAGGGACATTTTGTATATTCCCGGTTGCTGAAGCAAGCTTCGCAAAAGGGTATTAAAACGTTCACCCGCTGGGTAATAATGACAAATTTCACAAGCCTTTGACTTGTTCCCTATGCCTCGGATTTATCTTGGCACAATGAATGACGGGTTAGCCCGTTTTTAAATACATGCTTACCATGATATAAATTCTGAATGATAAGTTGTTTGAGTTTGAGAAATTATCTTTTTCGTTAATGATATACTCTGAATTGGATTAAATACTGCCGTCATTTTAGGCAAGTCTGATAAATTGCTTACCACAATTAAACCATACTTACTTTTATATTCACTTGCCTTCGTAAACTCATTTTCGGTAAGTCGGATACATCCCGAAGAAGCCCTAACACCTTTCACTTCAGCTAAAAAATAAGTTTCAGTAACTTCAATTTGAAAATCATAACCATCACCAAAAAGCCTTGCGTCGTCAAGTGTACCGTTTGAAAAAGTCTCTATATTTTTATAGTTGTGCATGAAGTAAATTTCGGCTTCCTGACCAGTGACTTGAAGTTGTTTAAACCGAGTTCTCATAAGTGGGCTGACGGTTTCAGGTTTTTCTATTTCTCCAAAACTGCTTTGGATGTAAATTTTTACCATTCCAGCGTATTGAGAATAATTCAGGTCTCCAAACAGAGAGTCAATCAGGATTTTTCTATGAATATAAGCGTCGCCCTTTTGCCACCAACCTTTTCTCCCACTGTCAAAAAAAGGGTCAAAAAGGTCTTGCCGATTCTTTACTACTCCTTTTGTCTCTGCAATTTTGAGCGATACGATATATTCATAGAATGCTATTTTTGTTTTGAAACCAAATTCTTTAACAAAGTTCATATCAAATTTGGCTAATCCGTATCCTATCAGATTCAACAGTTCGTAGTTTTCGTGCTTGTTGTCGCTCATTACAATACTTCGATGTAGTTTTCTAAATCGGTTTCTCCGTCAATTACTGGAAATACTGTCGCTCTTTTGTTCCCATCATCGTCAATATAAATATTTAAGTCAAACTCATCATTGAGCGATGTCCATTCATCTTCAACCCACTCATTTTCATTAATATTATTTTTTATCCATTCTAAAGCCAAACTTTTTACTTGTGCTGATTCACTTTCTTGCCCCACACTCACAAATCCATATTTCAAGATTTCTGAAACACGGGAACCGGGTTGGTCTTCCTGTACCGCTTTGCATATTGGACAAAATTCTTGTGAACGCAAATGAATATAATCTTTTTCACATTCGCAGTCCCAATATTCGTTTGTCAATTCAATATCGCCAACTTTTTCAATCATTTTTCTTATCCTTTCAGCGTTTCTATACCGTGTAAACAAAGGGCTAACAACAAGGTGAGCGGCGGCGGGCTTATCCCGCCGTCCGCTCCACTGCCTGGTTAGATTTCCTCATTTCTTTTATTCCTTTGACAATATCCTCCAAACTCATATTCTCAAATATTTTTTCTTTTTCTTCGGTATAGTTGCCGTATCCTGTGCTAAACTGACTCAGAAATCTGAGTGTGTTTGCCATCCCCAGAGCATTTGTTAATACAAACATCGCTTCTCTGTTAATATCATTCAGTGCCGTTACTCTGATATTCATTTTCAATCTCCTTCAACAGTTCAAAAATTGACACCACATTTGTTCTGATCTCGCTTATTTTTTTCGCTTTTTTGAAAAACCTGTCATCGCAGGTACAAAAGCAGTCAGTCTTTATCTTTTCTGCGGCTGACAAATGCAGCGCGTCAATCGGCTTTAATCCTATCCTGACAAATTCTTCCGCACGTTTTTCAATCTCATCATCCAGCATTATCACCTCTTTTGCTCTGTTCAGTGTTCTCAGAGTATGCTCTTTGCGGAATATGTCTGTAATTCTTCCCGCCTCAAAAATCAGGACTTCTGATGAAACCAGTTCTATCTGCTCTGATTCAATCAATGAAATAATTCCCAAAATTATCTCACTTTCAATCAATATCCTCAATTGACTCTTATCATCCAACGGTCTCTGAATAGTGCAATTATCAAAATATACTTTCATATTCTCTTTTTATTTAACGTTCCTAATCTCTATATTTTTTCAATACATCAGGATGATATAGTTGAGCAGCGTCTTTAGTTCTATAACCGAATTTTCTTCCGGCTTCAGGATTTTCGGTATCAACAATAGTTCCAACGTGCCATCCTTCATATCTCACAGAACAACTCACTGAAACTGTTATAAAATTATCATTATTCTCTAATTTCCGAATGATAACTTCAAATGGATGGTGAGTTTCATATAATATAAAGGTATCATCTACCTTCAGTTCACCGGAAATCATCTTAACATCCAGTTCTGGACGATGATCAAAATCCTTTTTCTCAATAGGTCTTGAAGCGATTATTTGGAATACTGCCATAAATTCCCTTTTCTAACAACAAGTTCAGCGGTTCGGTTTTGCGGAGCGTAGCGGAGCAAAACCGAATCCGCTGGAGCGTTTGGTTAGAATTTTATAAGTCTTTGACAATATAATTGTTTTGAACGCATTGTGCAAGTAACTCAGAAATAAGTAAGTCATCAAATTCATGAAACAAACCACAGTGTGGAAGATTTAATTTTTTATATGATATTTTTTCGCTAATTAACTGAAATACATATTCTTTTGATTGAATAATATTAAGTATAGCAAAAGCGCCCTTTTCTTTGAATTTAAATCCAATTTCATTTTCCATAAAAAATTTAACATCAAGTACTCCTTCTTTCTCTTTTTCCCTACCAAAAAAATCTAATAAAAAAACAGATAAATATTTTTCATCTCGCTCTTTTCTTAGTTGAAAAGATGAACTGGTAGGTGAGAGATTTTCATCTAAAGTTGAAGGCTTACAATATCTTGAAACAGTTCCGGCTGTTATTTCCTCCATTTAGTACCTTTCTGATATTTGAAAATATAACCCAATTTTAATTAAATAATCTTTAAAATCAAACAGATTCATATTGCCATTTAAAATTATGGGTTTTTTAACATGCTTACTGGGACAAAAAATTACATAATCTAAAAAATCATCATCTTTAAACCTTAAAGTAACTAAGTTAAAATTGTCTTTTTTCCAGGTTACTTGAAACGTCCCGTTTTCGTTTAAAGTTATTGTAGGTTTGATAAAATTATTAACCAAAATCAAAAAAAACAGCATGGATTTTAAAGAGGTTATCGAAATTTTA from the Desulfonema limicola genome contains:
- a CDS encoding type II toxin-antitoxin system RelE family toxin; this translates as MISQILPSFKKVFRSLPKEIKKQAKEAYKIWKENPFDKSLGFKKIHPSKPIYSVRITINWRALGVKENDTITWFWIGSHEKYNTVIKQLK
- a CDS encoding DUF917 family protein — translated: MGKEITANEITIKKQGLATTSNYRKLNLDDIKNVAQGACFLASGGGGSLQLTLTKIIPAFFSEQTEINLVGLEALTWEGDWGGVVAGMGSPMKLFDDPELVKAAIPTYEKLAELCFAFKAAGQAKYDSLKLMDFCLPVEIGAVNSIVPMIVANGLPQIFDPWPVPVVVIDADGTGRAVPTLSLTMYARQIDLYPNILGGNNETEPGTYFDYGSLNVQDETTLEAAFLGMINSKAFGNASGLAIYAANGPTFQSCNPISNGISDSLQIGTITTQTTGADRLSNVLRYINETMERKARQIFYGKVTDMKMATAGLDTGYVIITGAEAFDGQTFKLFVENENIWGQLSNSSGDQPWIVGPDSMNYLTDDGFVFDNSDLWALYEKGERPTISVIGIQAATMVLDNSGLMAAWAHEVQSKKGPSNYITPWLT
- a CDS encoding reverse transcriptase N-terminal domain-containing protein — encoded protein: MEHGKPDCLRKCGNRPARAGHRQAGMGGWKKRMPCCNGADRGSKFALTRKSADFQQVLNHEKSLKRCYRERTVRRQPEAVDGIPGDGKRWNSIIWKEIFKIVNRIQARIVKAVKAGDTKKVRGLQRLLRRSKAAKLMAVRRVTSNRGKKTPGIDNVRLNTPAKKQQAVRQLNSWKYKAISLKRIYIPKKNKKKRPLGIPSMIDRCEQALEMLALDPISECKADKCSNGFRKKRAAHDAIEGCYNALRLKGSPAWIKESC
- a CDS encoding group II intron reverse transcriptase, which produces MDKGKLLTKPSKSSIASIKEKIRETIKTNKTVKTENLIEKLNPVIRGWGNYFRHSASKRTFTSIDHAVFEMTWKWAKRRHPGKSLKWIKSKYFQQEKNRNWVFKEKRNRHSLFKMDSIPIRRHIKIKGEANPYDPKWYEYFTERAMKLRKQSIKTRQDVLWIEQKGICPACQTELDKGEEWHTHHLKPKSKGGKDNLENLILMHSVCHRQIHANPNTGYLLPDASRHFIKA
- a CDS encoding DUF3883 domain-containing protein translates to MSDNKHENYELLNLIGYGLAKFDMNFVKEFGFKTKIAFYEYIVSLKIAETKGVVKNRQDLFDPFFDSGRKGWWQKGDAYIHRKILIDSLFGDLNYSQYAGMVKIYIQSSFGEIEKPETVSPLMRTRFKQLQVTGQEAEIYFMHNYKNIETFSNGTLDDARLFGDGYDFQIEVTETYFLAEVKGVRASSGCIRLTENEFTKASEYKSKYGLIVVSNLSDLPKMTAVFNPIQSISLTKKIISQTQTTYHSEFISW
- a CDS encoding PIN domain-containing protein, translated to MKVYFDNCTIQRPLDDKSQLRILIESEIILGIISLIESEQIELVSSEVLIFEAGRITDIFRKEHTLRTLNRAKEVIMLDDEIEKRAEEFVRIGLKPIDALHLSAAEKIKTDCFCTCDDRFFKKAKKISEIRTNVVSIFELLKEIENEYQSNGTE